The genomic window CGCCGCGGCTACCCTTCTCGCGACCCGTATCCCGGCAACACGGCGAGGGTCGCCGCAATCGACGGCAGGTTCTCCGGATCGAGCCACTCCCGCCGGACGAAGAAGCCCGTCACGACACGCGTATCTATCCGCTCCGCGCCGGCGGCGTACTCCACGAGCAACTCCCCCTGCCGCCGGTAGAAGCGATGGGCGAGCGTAGCCGGATCCAGAATCCAGTACTCCTCGACCCCGTGCTGCTCGTACTCGGCGAACTTCGGCCCCACGTCGCGGTCCGCGGTGCGCGGGCTCAGGACCTCCACGACGAAGTCCGGCGCTCCTTCGACATGCGTGTCCCGAATCTGGCGCCGGCGGCCGGCGCGGTAGAACGCCAGGTCGGGAAGGAACACGTTCCGCGAGCTCAGCCGTACGGCGACTGCTTCCCGGTAGAGAAAGCCGAGGTCGCGGCGGTCGACGTACGCCCGCAGGATC from Acidobacteriota bacterium includes these protein-coding regions:
- a CDS encoding Uma2 family endonuclease gives rise to the protein MPTTVSVAAGFDRELLTAEDFFGWLDTERFADLIDGEIFVHSAVSIRHADLLNFLDGILRAYVDRRDLGFLYREAVAVRLSSRNVFLPDLAFYRAGRRRQIRDTHVEGAPDFVVEVLSPRTADRDVGPKFAEYEQHGVEEYWILDPATLAHRFYRRQGELLVEYAAGAERIDTRVVTGFFVRREWLDPENLPSIAATLAVLPGYGSREG